The following coding sequences are from one Betaproteobacteria bacterium window:
- a CDS encoding helix-turn-helix transcriptional regulator — MGVHLNYRFEPGSAAIPGEEGLQLENPLFRILAAVREGGSISCAAKTLGLSYRYVWGFLKEQETALGRPLLAGRAGQSARLSEFGERLVWAERRAHARLMPRAEELAAQLDNELLLAVKPELRPLLVSTSHDLLFSALRDRVRQRAEVLLEFEYLGSAKALDRLNRGECALAGVHMPLNDLHLCQRGSVVHSRIGRRLKLGDHKLIRFATRSQGFMVSRGNPLGIRSVGDLRRPGVHFVNRQAGSGTRVLFDEFLVQHGVPGMAIEGYGDVETTHLAVAACVAAGVANCGFGLKAAAARFGLGFVPMVDEQFFLVCHKPVLDSAPLQAILEVLRSAEFRSLAATVPGYAADEAGQIISLRRTLPWYK; from the coding sequence ATGGGCGTCCATCTGAATTACCGCTTCGAACCTGGTTCTGCGGCCATCCCGGGGGAGGAAGGCCTGCAACTCGAAAACCCGCTATTTCGCATCCTCGCCGCCGTGCGCGAGGGGGGGTCGATCAGCTGTGCCGCCAAGACCCTCGGGCTGTCCTATCGCTACGTGTGGGGCTTCCTCAAGGAGCAGGAAACTGCATTGGGTCGGCCCTTGCTGGCCGGCCGGGCGGGGCAGTCGGCGCGTCTTTCCGAATTCGGGGAGCGTCTGGTGTGGGCCGAGCGTCGCGCCCACGCCCGGCTGATGCCCCGGGCGGAGGAACTCGCCGCCCAGCTCGACAACGAGCTTCTTCTTGCCGTGAAGCCCGAGTTGCGCCCCTTGCTCGTGAGCACCAGCCACGACCTGCTTTTTTCCGCCCTGCGGGACCGGGTGCGGCAGCGGGCCGAGGTGCTGCTGGAATTCGAATACCTGGGCAGCGCTAAGGCCCTGGATCGCCTCAACCGGGGCGAATGCGCCCTGGCAGGGGTGCACATGCCCTTGAACGACCTGCATCTCTGCCAGCGGGGCTCGGTCGTCCATTCCCGCATTGGCCGTCGCCTCAAGCTGGGGGATCACAAACTCATCCGCTTCGCCACCCGCAGCCAGGGCTTCATGGTGTCGCGGGGCAACCCCCTGGGCATCCGCTCGGTCGGCGATCTGCGCCGTCCTGGGGTGCACTTCGTCAATCGCCAGGCCGGTTCGGGAACTCGGGTGCTGTTCGATGAATTTCTCGTGCAGCACGGGGTGCCGGGCATGGCCATCGAGGGCTACGGCGACGTGGAAACCACCCATCTGGCGGTAGCGGCCTGCGTGGCGGCCGGGGTCGCCAATTGCGGTTTCGGCCTCAAGGCGGCGGCGGCCCGTTTCGGCCTGGGCTTCGTTCCCATGGTGGACGAGCAGTTCTTCCTCGTGTGCCACAAGCCGGTGCTGGACAGCGCCCCCCTGCAGGCCATCCTGGAGGTCCTGCGTTCGGCCGAATTCCGTTCCCTGGCGGCTACGGTTCCAGGCTACGCGGCCGACGAGGCAGGCCAGATCATCTCCCTGCGGCGGACCCTGCCCTGGTACAAGTGA
- a CDS encoding cytochrome c4 yields MSPLSRALDPERPARAVARNVLGAAGRAYGAWRPLLGAVLVLSFGSAAADTAQRAEQIVAERCHLCHGRDGQSASAVYPRLAGQNAEYVAKQLADFKSGKRKSDTMKPQAEPLTEGEMQALGAFFAARKPPPRSARDSDLVAVGRYLFTQGNSFSGVPACATCHGPKAAGTPQLPRLAGQHPRYIEDQLAQFNKRERTNDNAVMHTIASKLTELETHALAEYLATLD; encoded by the coding sequence ATGAGCCCATTGTCCCGCGCCCTAGACCCTGAGCGCCCTGCACGCGCTGTCGCCAGGAACGTCCTTGGCGCGGCCGGACGGGCTTACGGGGCCTGGCGGCCCTTGCTGGGTGCCGTTTTGGTGCTGAGCTTCGGCTCGGCCGCCGCGGACACGGCGCAGCGGGCCGAGCAGATCGTCGCCGAGCGTTGCCACCTGTGCCACGGCCGCGACGGACAGTCAGCCAGCGCCGTCTATCCGCGCCTTGCCGGCCAGAATGCCGAATACGTGGCCAAACAGCTGGCCGATTTCAAGAGCGGCAAGCGCAAGAGCGACACCATGAAGCCCCAGGCGGAGCCGCTGACGGAAGGGGAAATGCAGGCCCTGGGCGCCTTCTTCGCCGCCCGGAAACCTCCCCCGCGCAGCGCTCGGGACAGCGACCTGGTGGCTGTGGGGCGCTATCTCTTCACCCAGGGGAACAGCTTTTCCGGCGTGCCCGCCTGTGCCACCTGCCACGGCCCCAAGGCCGCCGGAACGCCCCAGTTGCCGCGCCTCGCCGGGCAGCACCCGCGCTACATCGAAGACCAGCTCGCCCAGTTCAACAAGCGGGAACGCACCAACGACAACGCCGTGATGCACACCATCGCATCCAAGCTCACCGAACTGGAAACGCACGCCCTGGCGGAGTATCTGGCGACGCTCGATTAG
- the aceK gene encoding bifunctional isocitrate dehydrogenase kinase/phosphatase, with protein sequence MNISVGLYGTSAHQIALAMIQGFNKHYSLFRQTCRDAKVRFEEGDWLGVHRAVRERIRFYDDRVDECVERLRTEFDTGKVDEGTWQQVKLLYIGLLLNHKQPELAETFFNSVTTKILHRSYFNNDFIFVRPAVSTEYIEGDGEPTYRCYYSHPEGLRGVARQIFLDFKWNREFANLDRDVESLYRMAASFLNGMPAREVNFQIQILSSAFYRNKAAYVIGKCINGQHEYPFTIPVLHDANGKLVLDTILLDAWRIGLLFSLSRAYFMVEMDAPSGYVQFLRSIMPGKPRSEIYTMLGLGKQGKTMFFRDMIYHLHHSEDDFIIAPGIRGLVMLVFTLPSYPYVFKIIKDVFGSSKEMDHATVKRKYMMVKQVDRVGRMADTLEFSNVAFPVKRFTEELMEELRTLAPSTFEIAGDSIIIKHLFIERRMEPLNIHLEKMERTNNIEGLEHAIREYGSAIRELAQANIFPGDMLWKNFGITRYGRVVFYDYDEIEYMTDCNFRKIPPAPDFETEMSGEVWYTVRKNDVFPEEFSTFLLASPVLRKVFMKHHADLLSPAFWQESQRKIREGHVEDFFPYPQELRFCNGAGTPGGT encoded by the coding sequence ATGAACATATCCGTCGGCCTCTATGGCACCAGCGCCCACCAGATCGCGCTGGCCATGATCCAGGGATTCAACAAGCACTACAGCCTGTTCCGCCAGACTTGCCGCGATGCCAAGGTGCGCTTCGAAGAGGGAGACTGGCTGGGGGTGCATCGTGCGGTACGGGAGCGGATTCGTTTCTACGACGACCGGGTGGACGAATGCGTCGAACGCCTGCGCACCGAGTTCGACACCGGCAAGGTCGACGAAGGCACCTGGCAGCAGGTCAAGCTCCTGTACATCGGTCTGCTCCTCAACCACAAGCAGCCGGAACTGGCCGAGACCTTCTTCAATTCCGTCACCACCAAGATTCTCCACCGCAGCTATTTCAACAACGATTTCATCTTCGTCCGCCCGGCAGTGTCCACCGAATACATCGAGGGGGACGGCGAGCCCACCTACCGCTGCTATTACTCCCACCCGGAGGGACTGCGCGGCGTGGCGCGGCAGATCTTCCTCGACTTCAAGTGGAATCGGGAATTCGCCAACCTGGACCGGGACGTGGAATCCCTCTACCGCATGGCGGCGAGCTTTCTCAACGGCATGCCGGCCCGGGAGGTGAATTTCCAGATCCAAATACTCTCCTCGGCCTTCTACCGCAACAAGGCGGCCTACGTCATCGGCAAGTGCATCAACGGGCAGCACGAATACCCCTTCACCATTCCCGTGCTGCACGACGCGAACGGCAAGCTGGTTCTCGACACCATCCTGCTCGACGCCTGGCGCATCGGCCTGCTCTTCTCCCTCTCCCGCGCCTACTTCATGGTCGAGATGGACGCCCCCTCGGGCTACGTGCAGTTCCTGCGCTCCATCATGCCGGGCAAGCCCCGCTCCGAGATCTACACCATGCTGGGCCTGGGCAAGCAGGGCAAGACCATGTTCTTCCGCGACATGATCTACCACCTGCACCACTCCGAAGACGACTTCATCATCGCCCCCGGCATCCGCGGCCTGGTCATGCTGGTCTTCACCCTGCCCTCCTACCCCTACGTCTTCAAGATCATCAAGGACGTCTTCGGCAGCTCCAAAGAGATGGACCACGCGACGGTCAAGCGCAAGTACATGATGGTCAAGCAGGTGGACCGGGTAGGCCGTATGGCCGACACCCTGGAGTTCTCCAATGTCGCCTTCCCGGTCAAGCGCTTCACCGAAGAACTGATGGAGGAACTGCGCACCCTGGCCCCCTCCACCTTCGAGATCGCCGGCGACAGCATCATCATCAAGCACCTCTTCATCGAGCGGCGCATGGAGCCCCTCAACATCCACCTGGAGAAGATGGAGCGCACCAACAACATCGAGGGCCTGGAGCACGCCATCCGCGAATACGGCAGCGCCATCCGTGAATTGGCCCAGGCCAACATCTTCCCCGGCGACATGCTGTGGAAAAACTTCGGCATCACCCGCTACGGCCGGGTCGTGTTCTACGACTACGACGAAATCGAATACATGACGGATTGCAATTTCCGCAAGATTCCGCCCGCCCCGGATTTCGAAACCGAGATGTCCGGCGAGGTCTGGTACACGGTCCGGAAGAACGACGTCTTCCCCGAAGAGTTCAGCACCTTCCTCCTCGCCTCGCCGGTGCTGCGCAAGGTGTTCATGAAACACCACGCCGACCTGCTTTCCCCCGCCTTCTGGCAAGAGTCCCAGCGCAAGATCCGCGAAGGGCACGTGGAAGACTTCTTCCCCTATCCGCAGGAACTGCGCTTCTGCAACGGGGCGGGCACGCCGGGCGGGACGTAG
- a CDS encoding substrate-binding domain-containing protein produces the protein MNSLRRALLSSLLALAIAPLSAQADEKFIVVSSTTSTEQSGLFKHLLPVFEQKTGIKVRVVALGTGQALDQARRGDADVVFVHDKAAEEKFIAEGWGVERKEVMYNDFILVGPKADPATVSGGKDIVEALKKVEAAKAAFVSRGDKSGTHAAELRLWKAAAINLETAKGPWYKETGSGMGPALNTAASMNAYLLADRGTWLSFKNRQDLTIVVEGDQRLFNQYGVILVNPAKHPHVKADLGQQFVDWVVSADGQKTIADYKIDGQQLFFPNAKK, from the coding sequence TTGAACTCCCTGCGCCGTGCCTTGCTCTCCTCCCTGCTTGCCCTGGCAATCGCCCCCCTATCCGCCCAGGCCGACGAAAAATTCATCGTCGTGTCGTCCACCACTTCCACCGAGCAGTCGGGGCTCTTCAAGCATCTGCTGCCGGTCTTCGAGCAGAAGACGGGGATCAAGGTCCGCGTGGTGGCCCTGGGCACCGGCCAGGCCCTCGACCAGGCCCGCCGCGGGGACGCCGACGTGGTCTTCGTGCATGACAAGGCCGCCGAGGAGAAATTCATCGCCGAAGGCTGGGGCGTCGAGCGCAAGGAAGTCATGTACAACGACTTCATCCTGGTGGGCCCCAAGGCCGACCCTGCCACGGTCAGCGGCGGCAAGGATATCGTCGAGGCCCTGAAGAAGGTCGAGGCCGCCAAGGCAGCCTTCGTCTCCCGCGGCGACAAGAGCGGCACTCACGCCGCCGAACTGCGCCTATGGAAGGCAGCCGCCATCAACCTCGAGACGGCCAAGGGCCCCTGGTACAAGGAGACCGGCTCCGGCATGGGCCCCGCCCTCAATACCGCGGCGTCGATGAACGCCTACCTGCTGGCTGACCGCGGCACCTGGCTGTCGTTCAAGAATCGCCAGGATTTGACCATCGTCGTCGAAGGTGACCAGCGGCTCTTCAATCAATACGGCGTGATTCTGGTCAATCCGGCCAAGCACCCCCACGTCAAGGCCGACCTGGGTCAGCAGTTCGTCGACTGGGTCGTTTCCGCCGACGGCCAGAAGACCATCGCTGACTACAAGATCGACGGCCAGCAGCTCTTCTTCCCCAACGCCAAAAAGTGA
- a CDS encoding FAD-dependent oxidoreductase, with product MQRREFLKAGAAASALAALYGCAGGTRAGGHVVVVGGGYGGATAAKYLRLWSGGAVQVTLVERNTDFVSCPMSNLVIGGLKTLADITHSYDTLRSKWGVRVLRDEAAAIDATKRTLRLNSGSELSYDRLVLSPGIDFLWDQIPGLNKPDAQGKILHAWKAGPQTVALRKQLEAMPDGGVYALAIPKAPYRCPPGPYERASLVADYFKQHKPRSKVIILDANEEIVSKKGLFSKAWGDLYKGIVEYRPNSEVKDVDVANATAILDFDKLRADVLNIVPPHRAGDIAARSGLKLVNQRWVEIDWLSMESLGTPGIHVLGDAIFLAPGMPKSGHMANQQAKLAVAAILNLLAGEAPNPAPVVMNTCYSFVDAKNAIHVASVHQYDAATRLVQPVKGAGGVSAARNEIEAKVALGWAQNIWADMLG from the coding sequence ATGCAAAGACGCGAATTTCTCAAGGCCGGTGCCGCCGCTTCCGCGCTCGCCGCCCTCTACGGCTGCGCCGGCGGCACCCGGGCCGGCGGCCATGTGGTGGTGGTCGGCGGCGGCTACGGCGGCGCCACGGCGGCCAAGTACCTGCGCCTGTGGAGCGGCGGCGCGGTTCAGGTCACCCTGGTGGAACGCAACACGGATTTCGTCTCCTGCCCCATGTCCAATCTGGTCATCGGCGGCCTCAAGACCCTGGCTGACATCACCCACAGCTACGACACCCTGAGGAGCAAGTGGGGCGTGCGCGTCCTGCGCGACGAAGCGGCCGCCATCGATGCCACCAAACGCACCCTGCGCCTCAACAGCGGCAGCGAACTCTCCTACGACCGCCTGGTGCTCTCGCCGGGCATCGATTTCCTGTGGGACCAGATCCCCGGGCTGAACAAGCCGGACGCCCAGGGGAAGATCCTCCACGCCTGGAAGGCCGGCCCCCAGACGGTGGCCCTGAGGAAACAACTGGAAGCGATGCCCGACGGCGGCGTCTACGCCCTGGCCATCCCCAAGGCCCCCTATCGTTGCCCCCCCGGCCCCTACGAACGCGCCAGCCTGGTGGCCGACTACTTCAAGCAGCACAAGCCCAGATCCAAGGTCATCATCCTCGACGCCAACGAGGAAATCGTTTCCAAGAAGGGCCTGTTCTCCAAGGCCTGGGGCGATCTCTACAAGGGCATCGTCGAATACCGCCCCAACAGTGAGGTGAAGGATGTGGACGTCGCGAACGCCACCGCCATCCTGGACTTCGACAAGCTGCGCGCCGACGTGCTCAACATCGTCCCGCCCCACCGGGCCGGTGACATCGCGGCCCGCAGCGGCCTGAAGCTCGTCAATCAGCGCTGGGTGGAAATCGACTGGCTGTCGATGGAATCGCTCGGCACCCCGGGCATCCACGTCCTGGGCGACGCCATCTTCCTCGCCCCGGGCATGCCCAAGTCCGGCCACATGGCCAACCAGCAGGCCAAGCTCGCCGTCGCCGCCATCCTCAATCTGCTGGCCGGCGAGGCGCCCAATCCGGCGCCGGTGGTGATGAACACCTGCTACAGCTTCGTGGACGCCAAGAACGCCATCCATGTCGCCTCGGTGCATCAGTACGACGCCGCCACCCGACTGGTCCAGCCCGTCAAGGGCGCCGGCGGCGTCTCGGCGGCGCGCAACGAGATCGAGGCCAAGGTGGCGCTGGGGTGGGCGCAGAACATCTGGGCGGATATGCTGGGCTGA
- a CDS encoding cytochrome c4: MRAGLAGVLILVAGAVMAADDAEVARGEELVMGRCFLCHGVSGDSSSPLYPKIAGQHPSYLHKQMRNYLSGEREGTDMRKALAGLGDADLRALALYYSRQPTTRGNSSYPQMREAGERLFREGNPATGLKPCKECHGDEGGGTDKTPRLAGQHALYIETQLSLFEERRRTNDNEKMHDVAKRLSIDEMRAVAEYLRGL, from the coding sequence ATGAGGGCGGGGCTGGCCGGGGTGCTGATCCTGGTCGCCGGGGCGGTGATGGCCGCCGACGATGCCGAGGTCGCCCGCGGCGAGGAACTGGTCATGGGGCGTTGCTTCCTGTGCCACGGTGTTTCCGGTGACAGTTCAAGCCCCCTCTACCCCAAGATTGCCGGTCAGCACCCGAGCTATCTGCACAAGCAGATGCGCAATTACCTTTCCGGCGAACGGGAAGGAACCGACATGCGCAAGGCCCTGGCCGGGCTGGGCGATGCCGACCTCCGGGCCCTGGCGCTCTACTATAGCCGCCAGCCCACGACCCGCGGCAATTCTTCCTACCCCCAGATGCGTGAGGCGGGTGAACGTCTATTCCGCGAAGGCAATCCCGCCACCGGCCTGAAGCCCTGCAAGGAGTGCCATGGCGACGAAGGGGGTGGAACGGACAAGACGCCTCGGCTGGCCGGGCAGCACGCCCTGTATATCGAGACCCAGTTGAGTCTTTTCGAAGAGCGGCGACGCACCAACGACAACGAGAAGATGCACGACGTGGCCAAGCGCCTTTCCATCGACGAGATGCGGGCGGTGGCCGAGTACCTGCGCGGTCTCTGA
- a CDS encoding DUF779 domain-containing protein, protein MVDRVIATPAALEFIEFLKKKHNSALMFYQSGGCCDNSAANCLLPGDLVVSANDECLGEIGGCPFYISKSQYEFTKHTQIIIDVRNCHGGGDFSLDRPEGRSFISTSRLFTDAEWATLVASGVCS, encoded by the coding sequence ATGGTCGATCGCGTCATCGCCACCCCGGCTGCCCTGGAATTCATCGAATTCCTGAAGAAGAAGCACAACTCCGCGCTCATGTTTTACCAATCTGGCGGCTGCTGCGACAACAGCGCGGCAAACTGCCTGCTGCCGGGCGACCTCGTCGTTTCGGCGAACGACGAATGCCTGGGCGAAATCGGCGGCTGCCCCTTCTACATCAGCAAGTCCCAGTACGAGTTCACCAAGCACACCCAGATCATCATCGACGTCAGGAACTGCCACGGCGGTGGCGACTTCTCCCTGGACCGCCCGGAGGGCCGCTCCTTCATTTCCACCTCCCGGCTGTTCACCGACGCCGAGTGGGCCACCCTGGTAGCCTCCGGCGTGTGCTCATAA
- a CDS encoding cytochrome C encodes MQARHPALLIAALTLAAGSHAADPQLARSLAATCANCHNTDGRAVPESGIEPLAGVDKEKLLRKLAEFKNGTKPATIMHQITKGYSDEQLELIAGYFAARK; translated from the coding sequence ATGCAAGCTCGCCACCCCGCCCTTTTGATCGCTGCCCTGACCCTCGCGGCGGGCAGCCACGCCGCCGACCCCCAGCTGGCCCGCTCCCTGGCTGCCACCTGCGCCAACTGCCACAACACCGACGGCCGTGCCGTGCCGGAGAGCGGCATCGAACCCCTGGCCGGCGTGGACAAGGAAAAGCTTCTGCGCAAGCTTGCCGAATTCAAGAACGGCACCAAGCCCGCCACGATCATGCATCAGATCACCAAGGGCTACAGCGACGAGCAACTGGAACTCATCGCCGGCTATTTCGCCGCCCGCAAGTAA
- a CDS encoding substrate-binding domain-containing protein — protein MKAFLRAILAASALMAGIPTLAADDGGTIYGSGRDSFSLATGSPGELGLLKTLAEAFARQADARMVWIKAGTGQSLNLLRDKKVDMVMVHAPAQVDKAIADGWAAKKTLIGSNEFYLVGPAADPAGIAKAGGASEAYRKIAAAGSPFVSRGDNSGTHQKEMQIWKTAGVEPQGAWYIVTKDFMTASLKRANAEGAYFMSDSSTWIMEKGVSPNLTILLRGDRVLVNTYHAIVAPPGATAGRDTAERFIAFVASPEGQRIIADFGRERFGEGLYNDASYARQFD, from the coding sequence ATGAAGGCCTTCCTGCGCGCCATCCTCGCCGCGTCGGCCCTGATGGCGGGAATCCCAACCCTCGCCGCTGACGACGGCGGGACGATCTACGGGTCGGGTCGGGACAGTTTCTCCCTGGCCACCGGCAGCCCCGGGGAACTGGGCCTGCTGAAGACCCTGGCCGAGGCTTTCGCCCGCCAGGCCGACGCCCGCATGGTGTGGATCAAGGCCGGCACCGGCCAGTCCCTCAACCTGCTGCGCGACAAGAAGGTTGACATGGTCATGGTCCATGCCCCGGCCCAGGTGGACAAAGCCATCGCCGACGGCTGGGCCGCGAAAAAGACGCTGATCGGCTCGAACGAGTTCTATCTGGTCGGCCCGGCCGCCGATCCGGCAGGAATAGCCAAGGCCGGCGGCGCCTCGGAGGCTTACCGCAAGATTGCCGCCGCCGGCAGCCCCTTCGTTTCCCGGGGGGACAATTCGGGCACCCACCAGAAGGAAATGCAGATCTGGAAGACCGCAGGGGTCGAACCCCAGGGCGCCTGGTACATCGTCACCAAGGACTTCATGACCGCCAGCCTCAAGCGCGCCAACGCGGAGGGGGCCTACTTCATGAGCGATTCGAGCACCTGGATCATGGAGAAGGGTGTCTCCCCGAACTTGACCATCCTCCTGCGCGGCGACCGGGTTCTGGTCAACACCTACCACGCCATCGTCGCCCCCCCGGGCGCCACGGCGGGGCGGGATACCGCGGAACGTTTCATCGCTTTCGTCGCCTCGCCGGAAGGCCAGCGCATCATCGCCGACTTCGGACGCGAGCGCTTCGGCGAAGGCCTCTACAACGACGCTTCCTACGCCCGCCAATTCGATTGA
- a CDS encoding aldehyde dehydrogenase family protein produces MLYAAPGAAGAKIAYKAKYDNFIGGKWVAPTKGEYFDVITPINGKVYTKAARSSAEDVELALDAAHAAADKWGRASAIERSTLLLKIADRIEQNLETLAYAETVDNGKPIRETLAADVPLAADHFRYFAGCLRAQEGGISDIDENTVAYHFHEPLGVVGQIIPWNFPLLMAAWKLAPAIGAGNCIVLKPAESTPISILIMVELIADLLPPGVLNVINGFGREAGMPLATSKRIAKIAFTGSTATGKIIGQAAANNLIPATLELGGKSPNIFFEDVMAADDGFLDKAIEGMVLFAFNQGEVCTCPSRALIQESIYDKFIERVLPRVAAIKQGSPLDTETMIGAQASMDQINKISEYLAIGKQEGAQCLIGGERAHLGGDIADGYYIQPTLFKGHNKMRIFQEEIFGPVLAVTTFKDEAHALEIANDTIYGLGSGVWSRNGNRAFRVGRGIKAGRVWTNCYHAYPAHAAFGGYKESGIGRETHKMMLDHYQQTKNLLVSYSEQKLGFF; encoded by the coding sequence ATGCTTTACGCTGCACCCGGCGCCGCTGGCGCCAAGATCGCCTACAAGGCCAAGTACGATAACTTCATTGGCGGCAAGTGGGTCGCCCCGACCAAGGGCGAATACTTCGACGTCATCACCCCCATCAATGGCAAGGTCTACACCAAGGCCGCCCGTTCCAGCGCCGAAGACGTCGAGCTGGCCCTGGACGCCGCCCACGCCGCCGCCGACAAGTGGGGCCGCGCTTCCGCAATCGAACGTTCCACCCTGCTCCTGAAGATCGCCGATCGTATCGAGCAGAACCTGGAAACCCTGGCCTACGCCGAAACCGTCGACAACGGCAAGCCCATCCGCGAAACCCTGGCTGCCGACGTTCCCCTGGCTGCCGATCACTTCCGCTACTTCGCCGGCTGCCTGCGGGCTCAGGAAGGCGGCATCTCCGATATCGACGAAAACACCGTCGCCTATCACTTCCACGAACCCCTGGGTGTCGTCGGCCAGATCATCCCCTGGAACTTCCCGCTGCTCATGGCCGCCTGGAAGCTGGCTCCCGCCATTGGTGCCGGCAACTGCATCGTCCTGAAGCCGGCCGAGTCGACCCCGATCTCCATCCTGATCATGGTCGAACTGATCGCCGACCTGCTTCCCCCGGGCGTGCTGAACGTGATCAACGGTTTTGGCCGCGAAGCCGGCATGCCGCTCGCCACCAGCAAGCGCATCGCCAAGATCGCCTTCACTGGCTCCACCGCCACCGGCAAGATCATCGGCCAGGCCGCTGCCAACAACCTGATCCCCGCCACCCTGGAACTGGGCGGCAAGTCCCCCAACATCTTCTTCGAAGATGTGATGGCTGCCGACGACGGCTTCCTCGACAAGGCCATCGAAGGCATGGTGCTCTTCGCCTTCAACCAGGGCGAAGTTTGTACCTGCCCGTCCCGCGCCCTGATCCAGGAATCGATCTACGACAAGTTCATCGAGCGCGTCCTGCCCCGCGTCGCCGCCATCAAGCAAGGCAGCCCGCTGGATACCGAAACCATGATCGGTGCCCAGGCCTCCATGGACCAGATCAACAAGATCAGCGAGTACCTGGCCATCGGCAAGCAGGAAGGCGCCCAGTGCCTCATCGGCGGCGAGCGCGCCCATCTGGGCGGTGATATCGCCGACGGCTACTACATCCAGCCGACCCTGTTCAAGGGCCACAACAAGATGCGCATCTTCCAGGAAGAGATCTTCGGGCCCGTGCTGGCCGTGACCACCTTCAAGGACGAAGCCCACGCCCTGGAAATCGCCAACGACACCATCTATGGCCTGGGCTCCGGCGTGTGGAGCCGCAACGGCAACCGCGCCTTCCGCGTCGGTCGCGGCATCAAGGCCGGCCGGGTGTGGACCAACTGCTACCACGCCTACCCGGCTCACGCTGCCTTCGGCGGCTACAAGGAGTCCGGCATCGGTCGCGAAACCCACAAGATGATGCTCGACCACTACCAGCAAACCAAGAACCTGCTGGTCAGCTACTCCGAGCAGAAGCTGGGCTTCTTCTAA